In the Thauera sedimentorum genome, one interval contains:
- a CDS encoding inorganic phosphate transporter — MELQHINEIERATERGRSELFRLGLGLIFLVGVMLYAAMRGGEQTSLVLVIAAMIGGYMAMNIGANDVANNVGPAVGSKALTMGGALLIAAVFEAAGALIAGGEVVGTIRSGIIDPSRIPDSDTFVWLMLAALLAGALWLNIATAVGAPVSTTHSIVGAVLGAGIAASGFDVVNWKVMSSIAASWVISPLMGGLIAAGFLYLIKRSITYKADMVAAARKMVPLLVAFMAWAFGAYILLKGVSKLWKTSFVGAVLIGLVFAVLVFLIVKPIIDRRSRQISNSKQSVNSLLTVPLIFAAGLLSFAHGSNDVANAVGPLAAIVDIVTHEGAQIGGAAAIPVWVMMVGAVGIALGLALYGPKLIRTVGSEITELDQMRAYCIAMAATLTVIVASQLGLPVSSTHIAVGGVFGVGFLREYLKRNYDRMVAEIKAHHPEDNQEVLDAYLAEFAKASVERKGEMLRELKRKAKLHEDPLHLSKGERKGLRKVYKRELVKRSHLMRIAAAWIITVPASALIAAMLFFMIRGMMVG, encoded by the coding sequence GTGGAACTCCAACACATCAACGAGATCGAGCGAGCAACCGAGCGGGGTCGTTCCGAACTCTTCAGGCTGGGCCTCGGCCTGATCTTCCTGGTCGGCGTCATGCTCTACGCCGCGATGCGCGGCGGCGAGCAGACCAGTCTGGTGCTGGTCATCGCGGCGATGATCGGCGGCTACATGGCGATGAACATCGGCGCCAACGACGTGGCCAACAACGTTGGCCCGGCGGTCGGCTCCAAGGCGCTGACCATGGGCGGGGCGCTGCTGATCGCCGCCGTCTTCGAAGCGGCCGGCGCATTGATTGCCGGTGGCGAGGTGGTCGGCACTATCCGCAGCGGCATCATCGACCCCAGCCGCATCCCCGACAGCGACACCTTCGTCTGGCTGATGCTGGCGGCGCTGCTGGCGGGCGCCTTGTGGCTGAACATCGCCACCGCGGTCGGCGCGCCGGTGTCCACCACCCATTCCATCGTCGGTGCGGTGCTCGGCGCGGGCATCGCGGCCAGCGGCTTCGACGTGGTGAACTGGAAGGTGATGAGTTCCATCGCCGCCAGCTGGGTGATCTCGCCGCTGATGGGGGGGCTGATCGCCGCGGGCTTCCTGTACCTGATCAAGCGCAGCATCACCTACAAGGCCGACATGGTGGCCGCGGCGCGCAAGATGGTGCCGCTGCTGGTGGCCTTCATGGCCTGGGCCTTCGGTGCCTACATCCTGCTCAAGGGCGTCAGCAAGCTGTGGAAGACGAGCTTCGTCGGCGCGGTGCTGATCGGCCTGGTGTTCGCGGTGCTGGTGTTCCTGATCGTCAAGCCGATCATCGACCGCCGTTCGCGCCAGATCAGCAACTCCAAGCAGAGCGTGAACAGCCTGCTGACGGTGCCGCTGATCTTCGCGGCCGGTCTGCTGAGTTTCGCCCACGGTTCCAACGACGTGGCCAATGCGGTCGGTCCGCTGGCGGCCATCGTCGACATCGTCACCCACGAAGGTGCGCAGATCGGCGGCGCCGCGGCGATTCCGGTGTGGGTGATGATGGTCGGCGCGGTGGGCATCGCGCTCGGCCTGGCGCTCTACGGGCCGAAGCTGATCCGTACGGTGGGTTCCGAGATCACCGAGCTCGACCAGATGCGCGCTTACTGCATCGCCATGGCGGCCACGCTGACGGTGATCGTCGCCAGCCAGCTCGGCCTGCCGGTGAGCTCCACCCACATCGCGGTGGGCGGGGTATTCGGCGTGGGCTTCCTGCGCGAATACCTCAAGCGCAACTACGACCGCATGGTGGCGGAGATCAAGGCCCACCACCCGGAAGACAACCAGGAGGTGCTGGACGCCTACCTGGCCGAGTTTGCCAAGGCCTCGGTGGAGCGCAAGGGCGAGATGCTGCGCGAGCTCAAGCGCAAGGCCAAGCTGCATGAGGACCCGCTGCATCTGTCCAAGGGCGAGCGCAAGGGCCTGCGCAAGGTGTACAAGCGCGAGCTGGTCAAGCGTTCGCACCTGATGCGCATCGCCGCGGCGTGGATCATCACCGTGCCGGCCTCGGCCCTGATCGCGGCCATGCTGTTCTTCATGATCCGGGGCATGATGGTGGGCTGA
- a CDS encoding DUF3301 domain-containing protein encodes MSGFELFFLLLLVALAWFWFDSLQAREAGMAGARAACRREAVQLLDETVVCRSLRLARDDNGRIALLRVYEFEYSGSGDDRYRGSLMLQGREVVMLDVGAHHRAGRPAL; translated from the coding sequence ATGTCCGGGTTCGAGCTCTTCTTCCTCCTGCTGCTCGTCGCACTCGCCTGGTTCTGGTTCGACAGCCTGCAGGCCCGTGAGGCCGGCATGGCCGGCGCACGCGCCGCCTGCCGGCGCGAGGCGGTGCAGCTGCTCGACGAGACCGTGGTGTGCCGCTCGCTGCGCTTGGCGCGCGACGACAATGGGCGCATCGCGCTGCTGCGGGTGTACGAGTTCGAGTATTCCGGCAGCGGCGACGACCGCTACCGCGGCTCGCTGATGCTGCAGGGGCGCGAGGTGGTAATGCTGGACGTGGGCGCACACCACCGTGCAGGGCGTCCCGCATTGTAG
- the fabI gene encoding enoyl-ACP reductase FabI has translation MNPIINLEGKVGLITGIANEKSISTGVAEACVQAGAKLVITYQNDKTRAFIEPIINRLGVEDVYLMDVTRPETMQEVFAQIDARHGKLDFAIHSMAFAKRDDLHGRVVDTSADGFALAMDVSTHSFVRLAKYAEPLLVKAGGGSLVTMTYLGSEKVIPNYGVMGLCKAALEAATRYLAAELGEKAIRVNAVSPGPLMTRAASGIAGFDGLMAAAVDRSPMHSLVTPEDIGALTAFLVSDAGRLISGGVHFVDAGYNIMG, from the coding sequence ATGAACCCGATCATCAATCTCGAAGGCAAGGTGGGCCTGATCACCGGCATCGCCAACGAAAAGTCCATCTCCACCGGCGTCGCCGAAGCCTGCGTGCAGGCCGGCGCCAAACTGGTCATCACCTACCAGAACGACAAGACCCGCGCCTTCATCGAGCCGATCATCAACCGCCTCGGCGTCGAGGACGTCTACCTGATGGACGTCACCCGCCCGGAGACCATGCAGGAGGTGTTCGCGCAGATCGACGCCCGCCACGGCAAGCTGGACTTCGCCATCCACAGCATGGCCTTCGCCAAGCGCGACGACCTGCACGGCCGCGTGGTAGACACCTCGGCCGACGGTTTCGCGCTGGCCATGGACGTGTCCACCCACTCCTTCGTGCGTCTGGCCAAGTACGCCGAACCGCTGCTGGTCAAGGCCGGCGGCGGCTCGCTGGTGACCATGACCTACCTGGGTTCCGAAAAGGTCATCCCCAACTACGGCGTCATGGGCCTGTGCAAGGCCGCGCTGGAAGCGGCCACCCGCTACCTGGCCGCCGAACTGGGCGAGAAGGCCATCCGCGTGAATGCGGTTTCGCCCGGCCCGCTGATGACCCGTGCGGCCTCCGGCATCGCCGGCTTCGACGGCCTGATGGCCGCCGCGGTGGACCGTTCGCCGATGCACAGCCTGGTCACGCCCGAGGACATCGGTGCGCTGACCGCCTTCCTGGTGTCCGACGCCGGCCGGCTGATCAGCGGCGGCGTGCACTTCGTGGACGCCGGCTACAACATCATGGGCTGA
- a CDS encoding HAD domain-containing protein has product MSKHAYIFMDFDGVTHPWGEVEDFRCLPAIEAVVRDFEEARIVIASDWRMLFSMSKLVARFAEDIRPRVVGATPHVIPKKGAELHGLREREAMLWLGQHEADIATAAWCALDDAPGNWLTRSRLILTDFKRGFNEEDAGALRRMLTAFRSGTPAIEPPKPALRWA; this is encoded by the coding sequence ATGAGCAAGCACGCTTACATCTTCATGGATTTTGACGGCGTCACCCACCCCTGGGGCGAGGTGGAGGACTTCCGCTGTCTGCCGGCCATCGAGGCGGTGGTGCGCGACTTCGAAGAGGCGCGCATCGTCATCGCTTCCGATTGGCGCATGCTGTTCTCCATGTCCAAGCTGGTCGCGCGCTTCGCGGAGGACATCCGCCCCCGCGTGGTCGGCGCCACGCCGCACGTGATCCCCAAGAAGGGCGCGGAACTGCACGGCCTGCGCGAGCGCGAGGCGATGCTGTGGCTGGGCCAGCACGAGGCCGACATCGCCACCGCGGCCTGGTGTGCGCTGGACGATGCGCCAGGCAACTGGCTCACGCGCTCGCGGTTGATCCTTACCGACTTCAAGCGCGGCTTCAACGAAGAGGACGCCGGGGCGCTGCGCCGCATGTTGACCGCCTTCCGTTCCGGTACGCCGGCCATCGAGCCGCCCAAGCCCGCGCTGCGCTGGGCCTGA